From a single Chlorocebus sabaeus isolate Y175 chromosome X, mChlSab1.0.hap1, whole genome shotgun sequence genomic region:
- the AWAT1 gene encoding acyl-CoA wax alcohol acyltransferase 1, translated as MPHSKQPSHFQSLMLLQWPLSYLAIFWILQPLFIYLLFTSLWPLPALYLAWLFLDWKTPERGGRRSAWVRNWCVWTHIRDYFPITILKTKDLSPEHNYLMGVHPHGLLTFGAFCNFCTEATGFSKTFPGITPHLATLSWFFKIPFVREYLMAKGVCSVSQPAIDYLLSHSTGNLVGIVVGGVGEALQSVPNTTTLILQKRKGFVRTALQHGAHLVPTFTFGETEVYDQVLFHKDSRMYKFQSCFRRIFGFYFCVFYGQSFCQGSTGLLPYARPIVTVVGEPLPLPQTENPSQEMVDKYHALYMDALHKLFDQHKTHYGCSETQKLFFL; from the exons ATGCCTCATTCCAAGCAGCCTAGTCACTTCCAGAGTCTGATGCTTCTGCAGTGGCCTTTGAGCTACCTTGCCATCT TTTGGATCTTGCAGCCACTGTTCATCTACTTGCTGTTTACATCCTTGTGGCCGCTACCAGCGCTTTACCTTGCCTGGTTGTTCCTGGACTGGAAGACCCCAGAGCGAG GTGGCAGGCGTTCGGCCTGGGTAAGGAACTGGTGTGTCTGGACCCACATCAGGGACTATTTCCCCATTACG ATCCTGAAGACAAAGGACCTGTCACCTGAGCACAACTACCTCATGGGGGTTCACCCCCACGGCCTCCTGACCTTTGGTGCCTTCTGCAACTTCTGCACTGAGGCCACAGGCTTCTCGAAGACTTTCCCAGGCATCACTCCTCACTTGGCCACGCTGTCCTGGTTCTTCAAGATCCCCTTTGTTAGGGAGTACCTCATGGCCAAAG GTGTGTGCTCCGTGAGCCAGCCAGCCATCGACTATCTGCTGAGCCATAGCACTGGCAACCTCGTGGGCATTGTAGTGGGAGGTGTGGGTGAGGCCCTGCAAAGTGTGCCCAACACCACCACCCTCATTCTCCAGAAGCGCAAGGGGTTCGTGCGCACAGCCCTCCAGCATGG GGCTCATCTGGTCCCCACCTTcacttttggggaaactgaggtgtaTGATCAGGTGCTGTTCCATAAGGACAGCAGGATGTACAAGTTCCAGAGCTGCTTCCGCCGTATCTTTGGTTTTTACTTTTGTGTCTTCTATGGACAAAGCTTCTGTCAAGGCTCCACTGGGCTCCTGCCATATGCCAGGCCTATTGTCACTGTGG TTGGGGAGCCTCTGCCACTGCCCCAAACTGAAAACCCAAGCCAGGAGATGGTGGACAAATACCACGCACTTTATATGGATGCTCTGCACAAACTGTTTGACCAGCATAAGACCCACTATGGCTGCTCAGAGACCCAAAAGCTGTTTTTCCTGTGA